From one Culex quinquefasciatus strain JHB chromosome 3, VPISU_Cqui_1.0_pri_paternal, whole genome shotgun sequence genomic stretch:
- the LOC6032250 gene encoding DNA-directed RNA polymerase II subunit RPB7, with translation MFYHISLEHEILLHPRYFGPQLIETVKQKLYTEVEGTCTGKYGFVIAVTTIDDIGSGVIQPGQGFVVYPVKYKAIVFRPFKGEVLDAVVTQVNKVGMFAEIGPLSCFISHHSIPADMQFCPNGNPPCYKSKDEDVVIALEDKIRLKIVGTRVDATGIFAIGTLMDDYLGLACS, from the exons ATGTTCTACCAC ATATCTTTGGAACACGAAATCCTGCTTCACCCGCGCTACTTCGGTCCGCAGTTGATCGAAACCGTCAAGCAGAAGCTGTACACCGAGGTCGAGGGCACCTGCACGGGCAAGTACGGGTTCGTGATAGCGGTCACCACGATCGACGACATCGGTTCCGGTGTGATTCAGCCGGGCCAGGGCTTCGTGGTGTACCCGGTCAAGTACAAGGCCATCGTGTTCCGGCCGTTCAAGGGCGAGGTGCTGGACGCGGTCGTGACCCAGGTCAACAAGGTGGGCATGTTTGCGGAGATTGGCCCGCTGTCGTGCTTCATTTCGCACCACTCGATTCCGGCGGACATGCAGTTCTGCCCGAACGGAAACCCGCCGTGCTACAAGTCCAAGGACGAGGACGTGGTGATTGCGCTCGAGGACAAGATCCGGCTGAAGATCGTCGGTACCAGGGTGGACGCCACGGGAATT TTTGCGATCGGAACACTTATGGACGATTATCTCGGACTGGCTTGTAGTTAA
- the LOC6032252 gene encoding 60S ribosomal protein L32, whose protein sequence is MALRPAYKPKIVKKRTKKFIRHQSDRYDKLAPNWRKPKGIDNRVRRRFKGQYLMPNIGYGSNKRTRHMLPNGFKKFLVHNVRELEVLLMQNRVYCAEIAHGVASKKRKLIVERAKQLAIAVTNPHGRLRSQENE, encoded by the exons ATGGCTTTGCGTCCAGCCTACAAACCGAAGATCGTCAAGAAGCGGACGAAGAAGTTCATCCGCCACCAGTCGGACCGATATGACAAACTTGCA CCAAACTGGCGCAAGCCGAAAGGTATCGACAACCGAGTGCGCCGCCGCTTCAAGGGCCAGTACCTGATGCCGAACATCGGTTACGGCTCGAACAAGCGCACCCGCCACATGCTCCCGAACGGCTTCAAGAAGTTCCTGGTGCACAACGTGCGCGAGCTGGAGGTGCTGCTGATGCAGAACCGCGTCTACTGTGCCGAGATCGCCCACGGAGTGGCCTCCAAGAAGCGCAAGCTGATTGTCGAGCGCGCGAAGCAGCTGGCCATCGCCGTCACGAACCCGCACGGCCGTCTGCGCTCGCAGGAGAACGAGTAA